Part of the Halalkalibacter krulwichiae genome is shown below.
GGATTCCCTCTCCAATTAAGCGTAACGCTTGAGCAAGATCTGCACTCGTAATTCCACTCGCTTCAAGTTCGTCACGATTTGGAATCACATTATACGTTTCAAGCGCTGCCCCAACATCATCATCAACGTTACTAACCCCTGTAGTTTCTGATAAAATCTCTTTCATTTCATCGGCCATTTCTGTTAGACGGTCAATCGATTGTCCGCTCACTTGAATGGCGATCGGCGCTCCAACAGGCGGGCCTGATTCAATCATGGAAGCAGTAAAACGCTTATCAGGGAATTGCTCTTTCAATATTTGATTCCAAGTATCTCTAGCGTCTCGTGTCGTAATCTTCTCTGAATTAATAAAAACAAAGAAATTGGCAATATGGTTACCAGTTGCCCCACCGCCACTAGCGCCAAATAAACGTGGAATATTCGTACCGACATAAGTAGATACAGATTCAACATAATCTAACCCTGTCAAGAACTGTTCTACTTCTTTAGACTGCTGTTTTGTTTCTGTTAGCGATGTTCCTTCCGGTAGCTTCATCTCGACAAACACTTCTTCTCGATCTGTATCCGGGAAAAACTCAAGTGGGATAAACGGAATTAGCGCATAAGCTGCTGTTCCAAGTGCAAATCCAATTAGCACTGTCAGAAGTGGACGACGGCTCACTTTTAACATTAACCTAGCACTATAAATATGGGCCGCTTTGTCAAACAATTTCCAAAGCAATCCTGCTGATTTTCGCTCAGCTGATTGTTTGTTCCGACGCTCTTGAAGAGTTCGATAAGTTGGAATTAAAAACAAAGCAACAACGGTTGAGGCAATCATCGTTGCCACTAACACGGCTGGCAGTGGTCGAATAAATCCTCCTGCCTCCCCCGGTAACAATAACAACGGCAAAAAAGTAAATACAACCGTTAGTGTCGAAGTAATAACAGAAACAGCCACTTCCTTCGTTCCATTAATCGCAGCATCTAAAGGCTGTTCACCAAGTTGTAGCCTTCGCTCAATGTTTTCATTTACAACAATCCCATCATCAACTAAGATCCCAAGAGCAATAATAAGCGCGATTAGAGAGATTTGGTTTAAATCAATCCCAATAAACGGATAAATGATCGCTCCTAAACTAAGCGATACCGGAATAGCCAAAGCGACACTGAATGCCGTTGGAATGTTTAAACCAAGGGAACAAACCAATAAGACAGACACAATCGCAATGATAAAGGAAAGACCTAGATCTTTAAACAACTCGCTTACTAAATCAGCTTGCGAATAGAGAAGCGAAAGCTCTACACCCTCTGGTATATCAACCCTCATCTCTTCAATGAACCGATCGAGTGACTTCTGAGCTTGTGTGACGCTCGCTCCTTCCTTTAAATAAAATGTTAGCGAAATCGCTTCTTCCCCGTTAAACGCCACTTTCTCTGACGGTTCTTTAAACGTCTCGCGTAAACTTGCAACATCAGCAAGAGTGATGATTCCGTCTTCTTCTGAAAACCCAACAGGTAGTGTCTCGAGCTCAGCTAAAGAATCATAAGTTTGTAGCTCGACACGGTAGTCATATGCCTCTGTCTGCCATTGTCCTGGAGGCAGTGCACTTGTTTCTCCATTTAACACACCTATAACCTGATCAGTCGTAATGCGATAATTAGTAAGAGCTTCATCGTCGAGCTCAAGTACAATTTCTTTTTCTAACGTTCCATCAGCTTGAACAAACGTAATGTCATCAAGCTGAATGAGACGCTTATTCCAACGCTCAATCCACTCGTTCACTGCTTCGAGCTTCTCTTCATCATCAAGTGTAACTTGATAAGTAGCAAGTCCTTGAATACCCAGTTCACTATTTACCTGAGGGGCATTCGCCTCATCAGGAAATCTCGCTGTTGCATCTGCTACTCTCTGTCGCACTTCATTCCAAATCGGATCAGCATCAACTCCACTTTCTAGTTGAACCGATACCAACGAGATACCAGGACTTGAAACGGAAGAAATCGAAGAAATCTCACTTATCTGTTCTAGCTCTGTCTCAATTTCATTCGTAATATTTTGTTCGACTTGCTCAGCTCCTGCACCAGGATAGATCGTTGTTATTTGCGCAATAGCCGGACTCGTCTCCGGTATTTCTCTTTGAGGCAATTGTATAAAACTTAATATTCCAACCAACGTAAACATTAAGAAAAACAAAATGGTGCTTTCGTTTTCGAATCAACCATGAAATCATTATCGATTCCTCCACCCTCAATATCTTTCATTTCATTGTATATTGATTATACAATTGTTAAACAAAATTTAAAAGTTTTATGCATTCATTATATTTTGATTTCAGCTGGTATATTGTTCTTGTGGTGAGAATGCAAGGAGTATGAGGGTTAAAAACAAAAAGAAAAGGGTTGTTCTATAAAGTCTAATTTCGACCTTATAGAACAACCCTGGAGCAATGATTGGACCGCTACCTCAAACCTAAAGAGGAAGAAACCTCCCCTTTAGGTCGAGCAGCAAGCGAAGTCATCGCCATTTTATTTTAGCCTCTGCTTAATTAGTTCGTTTCTTCATCCATTTCTTCTTCATCAGCAAGCTCATCGCCTGTTTCATCCTCAACATCTACATCAATTTCCTCTTCTGTATCGAATTCAGGATCTTCTAATGCAGGCTCTTCATCGATTGGCTCATCCATTGGAGCTTCCTCTTCTAATGCTGGATCTGTTACTGCTGGATCTTCTTCTAATACTGGATCTTCCTCTGCAGGTGCTCCACAAGCTGTAATTACTCCTAGTGATAAAACAGCAGCTGCTGTTGTCATTAAAAATTTCTTTTTCATTTTCATTACCCCCAATTAAAAAATGTGACTAGCAGATAAAATCTCTCTCTGCTGTTAGTCTGTGTGTATCTTAGCAAGATTATTCGCATGCGTCTATGAAATGCGTGCATTTTTGGAAATGTCCTACCAAATCCACAACTTCTTTCATCTTTTCTCATAACAATCTCGAATAAATATGGGAAATATATCTAATTTTAAAAAGAAAAAGAGCTACTCCTTATTAAGAGTAGCTCTTTTTACATCATTATTTTGTTCCTAAAGCAAAGGTGATATCCGTTTCACACGCGACTTCTCCATTTACCGTCGCAATTGCATGGCCCTTGCCAACTGGCCCTTTTACTCGCGTTAACTCAACTTCAAGTCTTAATTGATCA
Proteins encoded:
- a CDS encoding efflux RND transporter permease subunit, giving the protein MPQREIPETSPAIAQITTIYPGAGAEQVEQNITNEIETELEQISEISSISSVSSPGISLVSVQLESGVDADPIWNEVRQRVADATARFPDEANAPQVNSELGIQGLATYQVTLDDEEKLEAVNEWIERWNKRLIQLDDITFVQADGTLEKEIVLELDDEALTNYRITTDQVIGVLNGETSALPPGQWQTEAYDYRVELQTYDSLAELETLPVGFSEEDGIITLADVASLRETFKEPSEKVAFNGEEAISLTFYLKEGASVTQAQKSLDRFIEEMRVDIPEGVELSLLYSQADLVSELFKDLGLSFIIAIVSVLLVCSLGLNIPTAFSVALAIPVSLSLGAIIYPFIGIDLNQISLIALIIALGILVDDGIVVNENIERRLQLGEQPLDAAINGTKEVAVSVITSTLTVVFTFLPLLLLPGEAGGFIRPLPAVLVATMIASTVVALFLIPTYRTLQERRNKQSAERKSAGLLWKLFDKAAHIYSARLMLKVSRRPLLTVLIGFALGTAAYALIPFIPLEFFPDTDREEVFVEMKLPEGTSLTETKQQSKEVEQFLTGLDYVESVSTYVGTNIPRLFGASGGGATGNHIANFFVFINSEKITTRDARDTWNQILKEQFPDKRFTASMIESGPPVGAPIAIQVSGQSIDRLTEMADEMKEILSETTGVSNVDDDVGAALETYNVIPNRDELEASGITSADLAQALRLIGEGIPLGQLEIEDQLIDLNVRYAIDQEPTTQLLSEISLPSTRAGAVVLEDVVTVEEVLSQPNIPHQNGVRTVTVRAYPSGERTTDEILNETRDDLQQVVDEAGYTIDIGGEASARTDVFIDIGKIFIVVVFLILIVIAIQFYSLMMPILIMSTVYLAVAGALIGLFITQTGLGFMSMMGAVSLAGIVVRNGIVLIEFIEQRRKEGTDPVEAVIIAAEQRFRPIVLTTLTSIAGLLPVALGNSTLFKPLGIAIVSGLIFSTLLTLFIVPALYLLQAKLRKA